A single Filimonas effusa DNA region contains:
- a CDS encoding TolC family protein has product MLKKSALILCVAGGVFSSRVHAQQLLTLKQAIQTALTNYGTIRAKEAYVNASKASVRQSVNDYLPDFNLSAQQDYGTVNGLNGPAYGYRGLNTAASGPALTHQNWNAAFGALYLANVSWDFFSFGKAREKIRVAQSVLTRDESDLVQERFQHEVKVAGAYLNLLAAQRLLRSWQNNLERATSLREVVVQRALNGLIAGVDSSQANAELSSARIALTKARDAEQEQSNILARLMGVPAQPFSLDTVFITRIPSSAYDSVAIQEHPILKYYQSRITLSNQQAKYYRTSSLPTFSVFGLVQGRGSGFDWNYGQLNQNLENYSSNYWDGVQSMRGNYLLGLGMIWNLTTPLRVKHQVSAQHFVSEALKEEYNLADQQLKAQLVLADNRMKNALDNYREAPIQVKSASDAYVQKDVLYKNGLSNIVEVTQALYIVNRSETDRDIAYTNVWQALLLKAAASGNFDLFLQEF; this is encoded by the coding sequence ATGTTAAAAAAATCAGCACTCATCCTGTGTGTAGCGGGCGGGGTGTTTAGCAGCCGTGTGCATGCACAGCAGTTGCTTACCCTAAAGCAGGCGATACAGACCGCCCTTACCAACTATGGAACAATCCGGGCAAAGGAAGCATACGTCAATGCATCCAAAGCTTCGGTAAGGCAATCTGTAAACGACTACCTGCCCGACTTTAATTTATCGGCACAGCAGGATTATGGAACAGTTAATGGATTGAACGGGCCGGCGTATGGCTATCGTGGGTTAAATACAGCAGCATCAGGACCAGCATTAACACACCAGAACTGGAATGCGGCGTTTGGCGCGTTATACCTTGCCAACGTAAGCTGGGATTTCTTTTCTTTTGGCAAGGCGCGCGAAAAGATAAGAGTAGCCCAATCGGTGTTAACAAGAGATGAAAGCGATCTTGTACAGGAGCGTTTTCAGCACGAGGTTAAGGTTGCAGGAGCTTACCTGAATTTACTGGCAGCACAGCGCCTGTTACGTTCGTGGCAAAACAACCTGGAGCGGGCTACCTCTTTACGGGAGGTAGTAGTACAGCGTGCTCTTAACGGATTGATCGCCGGCGTTGATTCATCCCAGGCCAATGCAGAGTTGTCGAGTGCAAGAATTGCGCTCACAAAAGCCAGGGATGCGGAGCAAGAGCAATCGAACATCCTGGCCCGGCTAATGGGTGTACCTGCGCAACCCTTTAGTCTGGACACTGTTTTTATAACGCGGATACCCTCATCGGCCTACGATAGTGTAGCGATACAGGAGCACCCGATATTGAAGTACTACCAGAGCCGTATAACACTCAGTAACCAACAGGCCAAGTATTACCGTACATCATCATTACCCACCTTCTCGGTATTTGGACTGGTACAGGGCAGAGGCTCCGGCTTTGACTGGAATTATGGGCAGCTAAACCAGAACCTGGAGAATTACAGCAGCAACTACTGGGATGGTGTTCAGAGCATGCGGGGCAACTATTTGCTGGGGCTGGGCATGATATGGAACCTTACTACTCCCCTGCGGGTAAAACACCAGGTAAGCGCACAGCATTTTGTATCGGAAGCCTTAAAAGAAGAGTACAATTTAGCCGACCAGCAACTGAAAGCTCAATTGGTGCTAGCCGACAACAGAATGAAGAACGCCCTTGACAACTACAGGGAGGCGCCCATACAGGTAAAGTCGGCGTCTGATGCTTATGTACAAAAAGACGTCTTATATAAAAACGGGCTAAGTAACATTGTGGAGGTAACGCAGGCATTGTATATCGTCAACCGTTCGGAGACAGACCGCGATATTGCCTATACCAATGTATGGCAGGCCCTGCTGCTCAAAGCCGCTGCCAGTGGCAATTTCGATCTGTTCCTTCAAGAATTTTAA
- a CDS encoding acyl-CoA dehydrogenase family protein: protein MANLFQKIRKGLQLYQQIDMEALEKLAAKVDLNAVVQNVSKLDDTQLQGVMKLLSGSGGHKKKVPPPVDGDFYDLAELLTPEQRALQLKVRAFLETEVQPIVNEYWLRAEFPYELIPKLAALNICGVTYQGYGCPGLPNIMEGVLAMEMARIDASIATFFGVQSGLAMGSIYMLGSEEQKQQWLPAMQQMTCIGAFGLTEPEVGSGAAGGLTTTAKRTPEGWVLNGQKKWIGNATFADVIIIWARDVDDNNVKGFLVKKDNPGFQAIKMEDKMALRIVQNGLITLTNCQVAETDRLAKANSFKDTAEVLRMTRAGVAWEAVGCARGAYENALAYTTQRKQFGKPIAAFQLIQNHLVEMLSNLTAMQTMVFRLSQLQDEGRLTDEHASLAKVFCTLRTRDIVSRAREVMGGNGILLQYNVARFVADAEAIYSYEGTKEINSLIVGRAITGFSAFV from the coding sequence ATGGCTAATCTATTTCAGAAAATAAGAAAGGGGCTGCAGTTATACCAGCAGATAGATATGGAAGCATTGGAAAAACTGGCAGCAAAAGTTGATTTGAATGCAGTAGTTCAGAATGTCAGCAAGCTCGATGACACCCAATTACAGGGAGTGATGAAACTATTAAGCGGTAGCGGCGGGCATAAGAAAAAAGTTCCGCCACCTGTAGACGGAGATTTTTACGACCTGGCAGAACTGCTGACTCCGGAACAGCGCGCGTTACAATTAAAGGTGCGTGCTTTCCTGGAAACAGAAGTGCAACCTATCGTTAATGAATACTGGCTGCGTGCCGAGTTTCCCTATGAATTAATTCCGAAGCTGGCGGCTCTTAATATTTGCGGCGTTACTTACCAGGGATATGGCTGCCCCGGTTTACCCAATATAATGGAAGGGGTGCTGGCCATGGAAATGGCGCGTATAGATGCGTCTATAGCCACTTTTTTCGGCGTGCAAAGCGGACTAGCCATGGGCAGCATTTATATGCTGGGCAGTGAAGAACAAAAGCAGCAATGGCTGCCTGCCATGCAGCAAATGACCTGCATTGGCGCATTCGGATTGACCGAACCGGAGGTTGGCTCAGGAGCCGCCGGCGGCTTAACAACCACAGCCAAAAGAACACCGGAAGGCTGGGTATTAAATGGTCAGAAGAAATGGATAGGCAACGCCACATTTGCCGATGTAATAATAATATGGGCAAGGGATGTAGATGATAACAATGTAAAAGGCTTTCTTGTAAAAAAAGACAATCCCGGCTTCCAGGCTATAAAGATGGAAGACAAGATGGCTTTACGTATTGTACAGAATGGTCTTATTACGCTGACCAATTGCCAGGTAGCGGAAACAGACAGGCTTGCCAAAGCCAACAGTTTTAAGGATACAGCCGAAGTACTGCGGATGACACGAGCCGGAGTTGCCTGGGAAGCAGTAGGCTGCGCCCGCGGCGCCTACGAAAACGCACTGGCATATACTACGCAACGGAAGCAGTTTGGCAAACCGATAGCAGCTTTTCAGCTGATACAAAACCACCTGGTTGAAATGCTGAGTAATTTAACTGCCATGCAAACAATGGTATTCCGTTTATCGCAATTACAGGACGAAGGGAGGTTAACGGATGAGCATGCTTCACTGGCCAAAGTATTCTGCACCTTAAGAACGAGAGATATAGTAAGCCGTGCCCGTGAAGTAATGGGAGGCAACGGCATATTACTGCAATACAATGTAGCACGCTTTGTTGCGGACGCGGAAGCTATTTACTCTTATGAAGGTACTAAAGAGATCAATTCCCTTATCGTGGGCAGAGCTATTACCGGATTTAGCGCTTTTGTTTGA
- a CDS encoding helix-turn-helix domain-containing protein yields MVAVETLDEYYKRIDMKPPAMAVNAYGKISGHFNVYPRQGICQRYSPFKRRDFFKVSFITGIGRLHFEDRTVEVDKPALLFSPPELSYSWEAVSEQQTGYCCLFDAVFLDNYHHRDIIHESPLVISGQDPLFFLTSRQQQRVELLFCMMMAEMESDYSHKYDLIRHCLYMVIHEAMKMQAARNPIKHINAPARLTAQFLELLERQFPIDSPEHALQLKTAQDFALSLSVHVNHLNRAVKEVTGKTTTEHIAERITVEARALLKHASWSIAEIAYSLGFEYPAYFNNFFKKHAHITPGAFRANAV; encoded by the coding sequence ATGGTAGCAGTAGAAACCCTTGATGAGTATTATAAGAGAATAGATATGAAGCCGCCTGCCATGGCCGTAAACGCCTATGGCAAGATCTCGGGACACTTCAACGTTTACCCGCGCCAGGGTATCTGCCAGCGATACTCTCCTTTCAAGCGACGCGATTTTTTTAAAGTCAGCTTTATCACGGGAATAGGACGGCTTCATTTTGAGGACCGCACCGTAGAGGTTGACAAACCTGCCCTGTTATTTTCGCCGCCGGAGCTCAGTTATTCCTGGGAAGCGGTTTCGGAGCAACAAACAGGCTATTGCTGTCTTTTTGATGCGGTATTTCTTGATAATTATCATCACCGGGATATTATACATGAGTCGCCATTGGTCATCAGCGGCCAGGACCCGTTGTTTTTCCTGACCAGCCGACAGCAGCAGCGTGTAGAGCTGTTATTCTGCATGATGATGGCAGAAATGGAGTCCGACTATTCACATAAATACGATCTTATCCGTCATTGCCTGTATATGGTCATTCATGAAGCCATGAAAATGCAGGCTGCCCGTAATCCTATAAAGCATATCAATGCGCCTGCCCGTTTAACAGCCCAGTTCCTGGAGCTGCTGGAACGACAGTTTCCGATAGACTCACCGGAACATGCCCTTCAGCTTAAAACGGCCCAGGATTTTGCGCTAAGCCTTTCTGTTCATGTTAACCATTTAAACCGGGCCGTAAAGGAAGTGACCGGTAAAACCACCACAGAACACATAGCAGAACGAATAACAGTGGAGGCACGTGCGCTTTTAAAACATGCCAGCTGGAGTATTGCTGAAATAGCCTATAGCCTGGGATTTGAATACCCCGCTTACTTTAACAATTTCTTTAAGAAGCATGCACACATAACGCCCGGTGCATTTCGCGCGAACGCTGTTTGA